A window of the Bradyrhizobium ottawaense genome harbors these coding sequences:
- a CDS encoding glycosyltransferase family 4 protein has translation MAVVEGQPLRILHATRAPVGGIFRHILDLANGQADRGHHVGIVADNLTGGERAEQAFAEIAPRLKLGVHRLPIRREPLPTDFLVWLRFQRLIRQLKPDILHGHGAKAGAFIRWTGSNHTIRVYTPHGGSLHFPLTTLKGNLYARVERALMDKTDLFLFESAFARDTYQRTIGTPKGLVRCVFNGVTANEFDPVVKAEDASDLVYVGEFRHIKGADLLIDAVARLRADGRPVTLTLAGDGEETANLKAQVQQLGLGEAVRFIGHVKARYGFSKGSLLVVPSRGDSMPYVVIEAAAAGIPMVASNVGGIPEIFGPDHADALFAPGLASAMADAVESALDNLDAARERARSLRERIFVHFSQKAMVEGVLAGYRDAFAKR, from the coding sequence ATGGCTGTCGTCGAAGGCCAGCCGCTTCGTATCCTGCACGCAACGCGTGCCCCGGTGGGAGGGATTTTTCGCCATATCCTGGATCTGGCCAACGGCCAGGCCGACCGCGGTCATCACGTCGGCATCGTCGCCGACAACCTGACCGGCGGCGAGCGCGCCGAGCAGGCGTTCGCGGAAATCGCCCCTCGCCTCAAGCTCGGTGTTCACCGCCTCCCCATTCGCCGCGAACCGCTCCCGACCGACTTCCTGGTATGGCTACGCTTCCAGCGCCTGATCCGGCAATTGAAGCCGGACATCCTGCATGGCCACGGCGCCAAGGCCGGCGCCTTTATTCGCTGGACCGGTTCGAACCATACCATCAGGGTCTACACGCCGCATGGCGGCTCGCTGCATTTTCCGTTGACGACGCTGAAGGGAAATCTGTACGCCCGCGTCGAACGCGCGCTGATGGACAAGACCGACCTGTTCCTGTTCGAAAGCGCGTTCGCCCGCGACACCTATCAGCGCACCATCGGCACCCCGAAGGGGCTGGTACGCTGCGTGTTCAACGGCGTCACCGCCAATGAGTTCGATCCGGTCGTCAAGGCGGAGGATGCCAGCGACCTGGTCTATGTCGGCGAGTTCCGGCACATCAAGGGCGCCGACCTGCTGATCGATGCGGTGGCGCGACTGCGCGCCGACGGCCGGCCAGTGACGCTGACGCTTGCCGGCGATGGCGAGGAAACGGCAAACCTGAAGGCGCAGGTGCAGCAGCTCGGTCTCGGCGAGGCCGTGCGGTTCATCGGTCACGTCAAGGCGCGCTACGGCTTTTCCAAGGGCTCGCTGCTGGTGGTTCCCTCCCGCGGCGATTCCATGCCCTATGTGGTGATCGAGGCTGCGGCGGCCGGCATTCCGATGGTGGCCTCAAATGTCGGCGGCATTCCCGAGATCTTCGGACCCGACCATGCCGACGCATTGTTTGCGCCCGGGCTCGCTTCGGCGATGGCCGATGCCGTCGAGAGCGCACTCGATAATCTGGATGCGGCGCGGGAGCGCGCCAGGTCGCTGCGCGAACGAATCTTCGTGCACTTCTCGCAAAAGGCAATGGTCGAGGGCGTGCTGGCCGGCTACCGCGACGCGTTTGCCAAACGTTAA
- a CDS encoding GumC family protein produces MRLAFWRAGKDKTVVQRVVSKPAPAVPMPVAASETGDLDLHALGQALVRKRGWIVVPTVLAAILSITAVNMITPRYKSEARILVDGRENVFLRPNGERNDDQRNGLDAEAVTSQVQLLQSRDLAREIIRKNKLAERPEFDPVLQGFSPLKSVLALFGIGRDPFSLGPEERVLDAYYERFTAYAVDKSRVIVVEFQSRDPELAARVANSIAEGYLVLQQNARQEQAKSAGQWLSGEIENLRKKVADAESRVEDFRSKSSLFVGTNNTTLSNQQMGEINTQLNNARALKSDAESKARLIKEMLQSGKPIEASEVLNSELIRRLSEQRVTLRAQLAEQSSTLLDQHPRIKELKAQLADLDRQLREEAGKVSRSLENDSRIANGRVEGLIASLDQLKKQASSNNGQDVQLRALEREAKAQRDLLESYLAKYREATTRENIEAAPADGRIISRASVSNVPAYPKKLPIVLIATLATLLLTSGAIVTGELLRTTAPRASAAFAAWPASIRAPSLVPDLPVEDLEVPAAMPIAPNADASLTDAAAGRGEIEQLADDLAGKAGTARKLTVLGTAPGESITLTTLTLARLMARQAKVVVVDLAGAMPTIAAASTDPAAAGLAELMQGQTSFAQIITKDRQSRVHLVSAGRPGFDRAQLQSPRLTLTIDALLRVYDHVLLDVGAGSDLPAELLTSQARAVVVPEPSMAPDARAAMCDQLRAVGFAEVTMLNEPYRSSDAIEPGPRMVAA; encoded by the coding sequence ATGCGTTTAGCGTTCTGGCGTGCGGGCAAGGACAAGACGGTGGTGCAGCGAGTGGTCTCGAAGCCCGCACCGGCGGTCCCGATGCCGGTCGCAGCCTCCGAAACCGGCGATCTCGACCTGCATGCGCTGGGGCAGGCGCTGGTGCGCAAGCGGGGCTGGATCGTCGTGCCGACCGTGCTGGCCGCGATCCTGTCGATCACCGCCGTCAACATGATCACGCCGCGGTACAAATCCGAAGCCCGCATCCTGGTGGACGGACGCGAGAATGTCTTCCTGCGGCCGAATGGCGAGCGCAACGATGATCAACGTAACGGACTCGACGCCGAGGCCGTGACCAGCCAGGTCCAGTTGCTGCAATCGCGCGATCTGGCCCGCGAGATCATCCGCAAGAACAAGCTTGCCGAGCGCCCGGAATTCGATCCGGTGCTGCAGGGATTTTCGCCGCTGAAATCGGTGCTGGCCCTGTTCGGCATCGGCCGCGATCCGTTCTCGTTGGGCCCGGAAGAGCGCGTGCTCGACGCCTATTACGAGCGCTTCACCGCCTATGCGGTCGACAAGTCTCGCGTCATCGTCGTCGAATTCCAGTCGCGCGATCCGGAGCTTGCGGCGCGCGTCGCCAACTCCATCGCCGAAGGCTATCTGGTGCTGCAGCAGAACGCACGGCAGGAGCAGGCGAAGTCCGCCGGCCAGTGGCTGTCGGGTGAAATCGAAAATCTGCGCAAGAAGGTGGCCGACGCCGAATCTCGCGTCGAGGATTTTCGCTCGAAGTCGAGCCTGTTCGTCGGCACCAACAACACCACGCTGTCTAACCAGCAGATGGGCGAGATCAATACGCAGTTGAACAACGCCCGCGCGCTGAAGTCGGACGCCGAGTCCAAGGCGCGGCTGATCAAGGAGATGCTGCAGAGCGGCAAGCCGATCGAGGCTTCCGAGGTGCTCAATTCCGAACTGATCCGTCGGCTGTCCGAACAGCGGGTGACGCTGCGTGCGCAGCTCGCCGAACAGTCTTCGACGCTGCTCGATCAGCATCCGCGCATCAAGGAATTGAAGGCGCAGCTCGCCGATCTCGACCGGCAGTTGCGCGAGGAGGCCGGCAAGGTCTCCCGCTCGCTGGAAAATGACTCCCGGATCGCCAATGGCAGGGTCGAGGGCCTGATCGCCAGCCTCGATCAATTGAAGAAGCAGGCCTCCTCGAACAACGGCCAGGATGTCCAGCTCCGCGCGTTGGAGCGTGAAGCCAAGGCCCAGCGCGATCTTCTCGAATCCTATCTCGCCAAATATCGGGAGGCGACCACCCGGGAGAACATCGAGGCGGCGCCTGCCGACGGCCGCATCATTTCCCGCGCCAGCGTTTCCAACGTTCCGGCCTATCCGAAGAAGCTGCCGATCGTGCTGATCGCGACCCTGGCGACGCTGCTGCTCACCAGTGGTGCGATCGTGACCGGCGAATTGCTGCGCACGACCGCGCCGCGGGCTTCCGCTGCGTTCGCCGCCTGGCCGGCATCGATACGCGCGCCTTCGCTGGTTCCGGATTTGCCTGTCGAAGACCTCGAGGTTCCTGCGGCGATGCCGATCGCCCCCAATGCGGATGCCTCCCTTACGGATGCCGCGGCGGGCCGCGGCGAAATCGAACAGTTGGCCGACGATCTCGCCGGAAAGGCCGGTACGGCGCGAAAGCTGACCGTGCTCGGCACGGCGCCGGGCGAGAGCATCACGCTGACCACACTGACGCTCGCACGGTTGATGGCGCGGCAGGCGAAAGTCGTCGTCGTCGATCTCGCAGGCGCAATGCCGACGATAGCTGCGGCATCGACAGACCCGGCAGCGGCCGGGCTCGCGGAGTTGATGCAGGGTCAGACATCGTTTGCGCAGATCATCACCAAGGACCGGCAGTCGCGGGTCCATCTGGTCAGTGCCGGGCGTCCGGGCTTCGACCGCGCGCAGCTTCAGTCGCCGCGGCTGACCTTGACGATCGATGCGCTGCTGCGGGTTTACGATCACGTGCTGCTGGACGTCGGCGCGGGCTCCGATCTGCCGGCGGAACTCCTGACGTCGCAGGCGCGTGCGGTGGTGGTGCCTGAGCCCTCGATGGCGCCGGATGCCCGTGCCGCGATGTGCGACCAGCTCCGGGCGGTCGGTTTCGCCGAGGTGACGATGCTGAACGAGCCGTATCGGTCCTCGGACGCCATCGAACCCGGCCCGCGCATGGTGGCGGCGTAA
- a CDS encoding GNAT family N-acetyltransferase, protein MTMAAAIDNGTADTWPKSGRIAGIDIVHDLASAEAVWRGLENQQASFTPYQRFDFVAAWQRQVGEREGLVPFIVIGHDAERRPLLLLPLALRHAYGARCAGFMGGKHSTFNMALWDRDFAASATQADLEGLISAIAQRAEADVFALHQQPLRWRDLPNPLALLPHQPSANDCPVLTMEPGAAPATLVSNSFRRRLKGKERKLQSLPGYRYHVASTEADATRLLDWFFRVKPLRMAEQKLPNVFADPGIEDFIRLACTTPLPNGHHVIDIHALECDEEVIAIFAGVADDYRFSMMFNTYTMSASAKYSPGLILMRDIIDHYAAQDYRALDLGIGSDDYKRLFCKDDEPIFDSFIALSQRGKLAAGVMSGLNRTKRLVKHNPALLGMAQKLRNAFS, encoded by the coding sequence ATGACCATGGCTGCCGCGATTGACAACGGTACGGCGGATACATGGCCGAAGTCCGGCCGCATCGCCGGCATCGATATCGTTCACGACCTCGCGTCTGCTGAAGCGGTCTGGCGCGGCCTCGAAAACCAGCAAGCCTCCTTCACGCCCTATCAGCGCTTCGATTTCGTTGCCGCCTGGCAGCGGCAGGTCGGCGAGCGCGAAGGCCTCGTTCCCTTCATCGTCATTGGCCACGATGCGGAACGCCGCCCGCTGTTGCTGCTGCCGCTCGCACTCAGGCACGCTTACGGCGCGCGCTGCGCAGGCTTCATGGGCGGCAAGCATTCGACCTTCAACATGGCGCTGTGGGACCGGGATTTTGCCGCGAGCGCGACGCAGGCCGATCTCGAAGGCCTGATATCGGCGATAGCGCAGCGCGCCGAAGCCGACGTGTTCGCGCTGCACCAGCAGCCGCTGCGCTGGCGCGATCTACCCAATCCGCTGGCGCTGTTGCCGCATCAGCCGTCGGCCAATGACTGTCCAGTGCTGACGATGGAGCCGGGTGCGGCTCCCGCGACGCTGGTCAGCAATTCATTCCGGCGCCGCCTCAAGGGCAAGGAGCGCAAGCTGCAGTCCCTGCCCGGCTACCGCTACCATGTCGCGTCGACCGAGGCCGACGCCACCCGGCTGCTCGACTGGTTCTTCCGCGTCAAGCCGCTGCGGATGGCCGAACAGAAACTGCCGAACGTCTTTGCCGATCCCGGCATCGAGGATTTCATTCGCCTGGCCTGCACGACGCCGCTTCCCAACGGCCACCACGTCATCGATATTCACGCGCTGGAATGCGACGAGGAAGTGATCGCGATCTTCGCCGGAGTGGCCGACGATTATCGGTTTTCGATGATGTTCAACACCTACACGATGTCGGCCAGCGCGAAATACAGCCCTGGCCTGATCCTGATGCGCGACATCATCGACCACTATGCCGCACAGGATTATCGCGCCCTCGATCTCGGGATCGGATCGGACGATTACAAGCGGCTGTTCTGCAAGGACGACGAACCGATCTTCGACAGCTTCATTGCGCTCAGCCAGCGCGGCAAGCTCGCGGCCGGCGTCATGTCGGGCCTCAACCGCACCAAGCGTCTGGTGAAGCACAATCCGGCGCTGCTCGGGATGGCGCAAAAGCTGCGCAACGCGTTCAGCTAA
- a CDS encoding polysaccharide deacetylase family protein, protein MASDTGILQRARMELAYFSGYARWKQRQTGGAGVILRFERVRPRQSQRFQPHRAGEITPQFLDRTIRALKRWKFDLVTIDEVCRRAVTLPKPRPFVCLTFDGGYKDVITAAYPVLARHGVPFVVYLPTAFPDGLGEMWWLALEELIARESRISLVIDRKERHFATRHVSEKHDAFEFLVSWMRTLPPSDLSFAINDLCKRYSLDLAALSRSASMDWDDLARLAADPLVTIGSATVNCPVLSNLRDADARREIAMGKAVAETAFRRDVRHFAYPFGDRESWRRQHLEMAQEIGFASAVSAIPGVVEPKGYTNLHALPRVGWDGRQRSLRMMRVILSGMMFPPVKPTRDNLA, encoded by the coding sequence TTGGCGTCGGACACAGGGATTTTGCAGCGGGCCCGGATGGAGCTCGCTTATTTCAGCGGCTACGCGCGATGGAAGCAGCGGCAGACCGGCGGCGCCGGCGTCATCCTGCGGTTCGAGCGCGTGCGTCCGCGGCAGTCCCAGCGATTTCAGCCGCATCGGGCAGGCGAGATCACGCCGCAATTTCTCGACCGGACGATCCGGGCGCTGAAGCGCTGGAAATTCGACCTGGTGACGATCGACGAGGTGTGCCGGCGGGCGGTCACGCTGCCGAAGCCAAGGCCGTTTGTCTGCCTGACCTTCGACGGCGGCTACAAGGACGTCATCACCGCGGCCTATCCGGTGCTGGCGAGGCACGGCGTTCCCTTCGTCGTCTACCTGCCGACCGCCTTTCCCGACGGGCTCGGCGAAATGTGGTGGCTGGCGCTGGAAGAGCTGATCGCGCGCGAAAGCCGCATCAGCCTGGTGATCGACCGCAAGGAGCGGCACTTCGCCACCCGCCATGTTTCGGAGAAGCATGACGCGTTCGAATTTCTCGTGAGCTGGATGCGGACGCTGCCGCCATCGGATCTGTCATTCGCCATCAACGACCTCTGCAAACGCTATTCGCTCGATCTCGCAGCGCTGTCGCGCAGTGCGTCGATGGACTGGGACGATCTGGCAAGGCTCGCGGCCGATCCGCTGGTGACGATCGGCAGTGCGACGGTGAATTGCCCCGTGCTGTCGAATCTCCGGGATGCCGACGCCAGGCGCGAAATCGCGATGGGCAAGGCGGTTGCGGAGACCGCCTTTCGCCGCGACGTCAGGCATTTCGCCTATCCGTTCGGCGACCGCGAATCCTGGCGGCGGCAGCATCTGGAGATGGCGCAGGAGATAGGCTTTGCCAGCGCGGTGTCGGCCATTCCCGGTGTCGTCGAGCCGAAGGGATACACCAACCTCCACGCGCTGCCGCGCGTCGGCTGGGACGGGCGACAGCGCTCGCTGCGCATGATGCGCGTCATCCTGTCCGGAATGATGTTCCCACCGGTCAAACCGACCAGGGACAATCTGGCTTAG
- a CDS encoding DUF2842 domain-containing protein: protein MTIRTRKLFGTIALLVLVVVWSLMGMTIAQTPWLANSGLLQAIFYVVAGLGWVLPAMPIISWMSRPDRQV, encoded by the coding sequence ATGACGATACGCACCCGCAAACTGTTCGGAACCATCGCCTTGCTGGTGCTGGTCGTGGTGTGGTCGCTGATGGGAATGACGATCGCGCAGACGCCGTGGCTGGCCAATTCCGGGCTGCTGCAGGCGATCTTCTACGTCGTAGCCGGGCTTGGATGGGTATTGCCGGCCATGCCGATCATTAGCTGGATGTCGCGGCCGGATCGCCAAGTCTAA
- a CDS encoding COX15/CtaA family protein — MTGNSAQQAPQLGAVKWWLISVAALIAIMVLVGGATRLTESGLSIVEWKPVTGTLPPLDDAQWAQAFEGYKAIPQYRELNAGMNLSEFKTIFWWEWSHRLLGRVIGAVYLLPFLFFLWRGVLGAELKRRLWLIFGLGALQGAVGWWMVASGLSQRVEVSQYRLATHLVLALLIFAAVVWTLRRLSDRPRPVAPARLKITAMALLALTFVQLYFGALVAGLRAGRVYNTWPDIDGSFIPSAARLWFEEPWWRNLFDNTLTVQFEHRMTAYALLALAILHAIDAVRSRAGAAVVGGAGWLVAAILLQATLGILTLLRQVPIDLALTHQAVAIVVLTLAVVQAERLAARGVAQGSGNLTLPVGQPG, encoded by the coding sequence ATGACCGGTAATTCCGCACAGCAGGCCCCGCAACTTGGCGCCGTCAAATGGTGGCTGATTTCGGTCGCCGCCCTGATCGCGATCATGGTGCTGGTCGGCGGCGCCACGCGGCTCACGGAATCCGGATTGTCGATCGTGGAGTGGAAACCGGTCACCGGCACGCTGCCGCCGCTCGACGACGCGCAATGGGCGCAGGCCTTCGAGGGCTACAAGGCGATCCCGCAATACCGCGAGCTCAATGCCGGCATGAATCTCTCCGAGTTCAAGACCATCTTCTGGTGGGAATGGAGCCATCGGCTGCTCGGCCGCGTCATCGGCGCGGTCTACCTGCTGCCGTTCCTGTTCTTTCTCTGGCGCGGCGTTCTCGGCGCCGAATTGAAGCGGCGGTTGTGGCTGATCTTCGGGCTTGGCGCGCTGCAGGGCGCGGTTGGCTGGTGGATGGTGGCCTCGGGGCTGTCGCAGCGGGTCGAGGTCTCGCAATATCGCCTGGCGACGCATCTGGTGCTGGCGCTGCTGATCTTTGCCGCTGTCGTCTGGACGCTGCGGCGATTGTCGGATCGGCCGCGGCCCGTCGCACCGGCGCGGCTGAAGATCACGGCGATGGCGCTGCTGGCGCTGACCTTCGTGCAGCTCTATTTCGGGGCGCTGGTCGCCGGTCTCCGCGCCGGCAGGGTCTACAACACCTGGCCCGACATCGACGGCAGCTTCATCCCATCCGCCGCGCGGCTGTGGTTCGAGGAGCCGTGGTGGCGCAACCTGTTCGACAATACGCTGACCGTGCAGTTCGAGCATCGCATGACCGCCTATGCGCTGCTGGCGCTGGCGATCCTGCACGCGATCGATGCCGTGCGGTCGCGGGCGGGGGCTGCCGTTGTCGGCGGCGCCGGGTGGCTGGTCGCGGCGATCCTGCTGCAGGCCACGCTCGGCATCCTCACGCTGCTGCGCCAGGTCCCGATCGATCTGGCTTTGACGCACCAGGCAGTCGCGATCGTAGTGTTGACGCTGGCGGTCGTTCAGGCAGAGCGGCTGGCTGCGCGCGGCGTCGCGCAGGGCAGCGGGAATCTGACCTTGCCGGTCGGGCAGCCCGGCTGA
- the nadC gene encoding carboxylating nicotinate-nucleotide diphosphorylase: protein MTLTPLLPLMYEPLVRTALLEDLGRAGDITADAIVPADRRASLVLRARQPGIVAGLDIARTAFQLASPEIRLTAARPDGSVVTPGDVIAEIDGPARGLLTGERTALNFLCHLSGVATATASLVSAAQGTKARIVCTRKTTPGLRALEKYAVRAGGGSNHRFGLDDAMLIKDNHIALAGSIRTAIERAKAHAGHLVKIEVEVDTLAQLEQVLALGVDAVLLDNMTTDELRQAVAMTDGRAITEASGRITAATAGAIAATGVDLISAGWLTHSSAALDIGLDYLEAGSAGNARSAAA from the coding sequence ATGACGCTTACGCCTCTTCTGCCCCTCATGTACGAACCGCTGGTTCGGACCGCGCTGCTCGAAGATCTCGGCCGCGCCGGCGACATCACCGCGGATGCGATCGTGCCGGCCGACCGGCGGGCCTCATTGGTGCTGCGCGCGCGCCAGCCCGGCATCGTGGCCGGGCTCGACATCGCCCGCACGGCGTTTCAACTCGCTTCCCCCGAGATCAGGCTCACCGCCGCGCGGCCGGACGGCAGCGTCGTCACGCCCGGAGATGTCATCGCTGAAATCGACGGGCCCGCGCGCGGCCTCCTGACCGGCGAACGGACGGCGCTGAATTTTCTCTGCCATCTGAGCGGCGTCGCCACCGCGACGGCTTCGCTGGTATCGGCCGCACAGGGCACCAAGGCGCGCATCGTTTGCACCCGCAAGACCACGCCCGGACTACGCGCGCTGGAAAAATACGCGGTCCGCGCCGGCGGCGGCAGCAATCACCGCTTCGGCCTCGACGACGCCATGCTGATCAAGGACAACCATATTGCGCTCGCCGGCAGCATCCGCACCGCGATCGAGCGCGCCAAAGCGCACGCCGGCCACCTCGTCAAGATCGAGGTCGAGGTCGATACGCTCGCGCAACTTGAACAGGTACTGGCGCTCGGCGTCGACGCGGTCCTGCTCGACAACATGACGACCGACGAGCTGCGACAGGCGGTCGCCATGACCGATGGCCGGGCGATCACCGAAGCCTCCGGCCGCATCACGGCAGCCACCGCCGGCGCCATCGCCGCCACCGGCGTCGACCTGATTTCCGCGGGCTGGCTGACGCACAGTTCCGCCGCGCTCGATATCGGGCTGGATTACCTGGAAGCCGGTTCAGCGGGGAACGCGCGCAGCGCGGCGGCGTAG
- a CDS encoding L-aspartate oxidase has product MSTDTSALNNRPVIIGGGAAGLMTALQLAPEPVLLLSKAPLGAEASSLWAQGGLAAAMGDDDAPALHLADTLAAGAGLCDEAVARRIVDAAPAAVEHLARLGVAFDRRGDGGWRLGLEAAHGRNRIVHATGDGTGREIMRALIAAVRRCPSISLLEGVEARRLIVEDNAIKGVLAANAEGPLVIDSGRVVLATGGIGGLFLDSTNPAGCFGQGLALAARAGARLSDLEFVQFHPTAFDGPSRPMPLVTEAVRGDGATLIDDTGLRFMADQPGAELAPRDIVARAVWHRRAQGHRVFLDARTHPGADFAKRYPVISAFCKMAGIDPATDPIPVRPAVHYHMGGIAVDAEGRSTVDGLWACGEVSRTGLHGANRLASNSLMEAIVCASWVAESVNGAGRGPLKTRATLAALPSSDASGVRPILSLGLGVLRDRHGIERTIRGLYPIASGTGAASDPALVGLMMAVAAFRREESRGGHFRTDFPDTLPSALPSSLTLSDAFAAAREIVETPSLSVGSAQP; this is encoded by the coding sequence ATGAGCACCGACACTTCAGCCCTCAACAACCGGCCGGTGATCATCGGCGGCGGCGCCGCCGGATTGATGACGGCGCTGCAGCTTGCGCCTGAGCCGGTGCTGCTGCTTTCGAAAGCGCCGCTCGGAGCGGAAGCCTCCAGCCTTTGGGCGCAAGGCGGACTGGCGGCGGCGATGGGCGACGACGACGCGCCTGCCCTCCATCTGGCCGACACTCTGGCCGCGGGCGCAGGCCTTTGCGACGAAGCCGTCGCGCGGCGGATCGTCGATGCGGCGCCTGCGGCCGTCGAACATCTCGCCAGGCTTGGCGTCGCCTTCGACCGCCGGGGCGATGGCGGCTGGCGGCTTGGGCTGGAGGCCGCACACGGCCGCAACCGGATCGTGCATGCCACCGGCGACGGCACCGGCCGCGAGATCATGCGCGCGCTGATCGCAGCCGTCCGCCGTTGTCCGTCGATCAGTTTGCTGGAGGGCGTCGAAGCCCGACGCCTGATCGTCGAGGACAACGCCATCAAGGGCGTGCTCGCCGCCAACGCGGAGGGGCCCCTGGTGATCGACAGCGGCCGCGTCGTGCTCGCGACCGGCGGTATCGGTGGGCTGTTTCTCGACAGCACCAACCCGGCCGGCTGTTTCGGGCAGGGTCTCGCACTGGCGGCGCGCGCCGGCGCAAGACTTTCCGATCTCGAATTCGTCCAGTTCCATCCGACCGCGTTCGACGGACCGTCGCGGCCGATGCCGCTGGTGACCGAGGCCGTGCGCGGCGATGGCGCTACCCTGATCGACGACACTGGATTGCGCTTCATGGCGGACCAGCCCGGCGCCGAACTGGCGCCCCGCGACATCGTCGCGCGCGCGGTCTGGCACCGCCGCGCTCAGGGACACCGCGTCTTCCTCGACGCGCGAACGCATCCGGGTGCGGATTTCGCCAAACGCTATCCGGTCATTTCGGCGTTCTGCAAAATGGCCGGGATCGATCCCGCGACCGATCCGATTCCGGTGCGGCCGGCGGTGCACTATCACATGGGCGGCATCGCCGTGGACGCCGAAGGCCGCAGCACCGTGGATGGCCTCTGGGCCTGCGGCGAAGTCAGCCGCACTGGATTGCACGGCGCCAACCGGCTCGCCAGCAATTCGCTGATGGAAGCCATCGTGTGTGCGTCGTGGGTTGCGGAAAGCGTCAATGGCGCGGGCCGTGGACCATTGAAGACGCGCGCAACCCTTGCGGCCCTGCCCTCATCCGACGCCTCGGGGGTGCGGCCGATCCTGTCGCTAGGCCTTGGCGTGCTGCGCGACCGGCATGGTATCGAACGCACCATCCGCGGTCTCTATCCGATCGCCAGCGGCACCGGCGCGGCTTCCGATCCGGCGCTGGTCGGATTGATGATGGCGGTGGCGGCGTTCCGGCGCGAGGAAAGCCGCGGCGGGCATTTTCGCACCGATTTTCCGGACACCCTGCCTTCGGCCCTGCCGTCATCCCTCACCCTTTCGGACGCGTTCGCCGCGGCCCGCGAGATCGTCGAAACGCCATCTCTGTCTGTCGGGAGTGCCCAGCCATGA